atCGTTGCCTTTGCGAGGCTCATAGATATGCAACCTTTCATTTTCGGCGGAGGCCATGCTCAACTCCATGTCATGTGCACGAGgctcaagttcttcaaatgtgctaggcttgataccttgcaagatgtagcacaatccccaatgcatgccttggatgcacatctctatgcctgaagcttcactaagtctgtctttgcagttgaggcttgcattcctccaacgattgataaagtcgataactggttccccctttcgttgacgagtatttgtaagttctatcatactcacagtaTGTCCCGtactataaaagcgattgaggaactcttgctctagttgatcccatctatcgatagatccagcctcgaggttTATGTACCAGtaaaaagcatttccttttagcgagcgaacaaactgcttgatgaggtaatctccataagtcccagcattgttgcatgTCTCCACAAAGTGCGACACATGTTTCTTTGAGTTACCTTTatcatcaaactgttgaaactttggaggttgatagccagcaggcatcttcaacatatcgacccttgcagtgtaCGACTTTGCATATATAAGGGAGGATTTAGCAgtaacttcatatttgttcttaatggttccttcaatgaactcctttagttgatcgattggaattatctcttcagatgagacagggatagcaTTAATGGATGTTACTTGTCTTGGGGGAGAGTCACTCTCTAGGACTTCTAGGAGTTTGCCGGGTacatgggtggattcttcttccatcaagattcccaccctgtctGTTAACTTGTAAATTtagcctcttgattttgcatgcatttggtcaagccagcgattgcttccgtcaagtttggCAATTGCTCCTCCACAGATGAAGtatttgtcaccatggcttgcatgattgttgtggacgatggagagtagcatggattttcacacagattgatccttgattgCCTCACTCTATGTGGTGTAaatggggaggatccatcacttgaagcatcatcatcttccttcacaggagagtgcttggatccggagaggtcaagcatagcaagagttttcttgatcttttcagcaacatcgcttcctccttcaggTGTATTtatggaagatcttgctccttttaagGATGAAGGTCTGAAAACAGGGGTTGATGCGGAtgacacttggggtgcttgttctcctaaagagcttgctttgctcctcgtaactggtccgaaacttccaaaggtaacatcaaggatgctttccacatcagcataaaacctggagttagcagctttGGTGGATGTTGATCTGTAGTTGATTTTCTTCAAAGtcatttcaatgttcttggacTTTGGAGATTGAAAAGCTGAGATGAGAGGTAAAGATTGTCCCattgggcgtgccagaatttgtagacaataaattatgttgagaaaataaaatcaagaccaaaaatatcgcaacaatagtagtattttatttcaaatatttgagtgttcaatctctatgaatcctctgattcttcttttcaatagtaaataaattcaagggtctTCTATGTTTGTTGCCACGAAcaatgatcttgttcttgagcttgagcttgattgcttgaacttgacatTGATtcgttcttcgttcttgagcttgaacttgatttcttgaagttaaacttgattgcttgaagcttgaaacttgtagagaaatttgcggcgtttgatccacgagctctttcttgcttcttgttataacttctgatgttttttctgggttatgaagaccctaTTTGTAGTTGTGGAAAggaggagttgtgataagaacaaactctttccgaccaatcaaattgaagtgtgacatggccgcatttgattggccagaacatgtcacttgcacgagtggcacgatttcattggccttttagtgtgacttggcatgccttgccATTTtaacacgtggcatgatcctattggctcttccgtttgacttggcacgccacgtcatttgacacgtggcaccaaactgggcctctaagaagatgatatcttgggcttaatgaagtgggctcatcactttagcccaattaaatgggctcgCCCAATGAattaagatttatttatttaatccatatatattgggcttatataattaattcatttatatattggcccataatatttatttggaccaatatatcttgaatttaaaatataatccaaattctttatagatttaattttaataaaatttatatgcctacaagtCCTAatctaaaattaattttttagagATAGTAAAAGTTTAAATTTTCTATTAGTCCTTAATTACGTCTTTTCTTTTCTTGGCATGATAATAGTGAAATGCCATAATGTTTATAAAGTATAAGTTTTATTGATCTTTTGATATGAACATCGAGTGTGGATAAttgttttcttattttcataacaatAGTAACATAATTACTATAATTTGttaaatttaaactaaaaaataactcttatatattttgttctattaatttagTCGTAGATATGAATTCCATGGGGTCTAACTTTCACAATTTCCAATTTAGATTTCTCTTATATAGGTTCCaagtgatttatttttatttcttaaacAAAAATACTGAACTATGAAATCGAAATTGGTTATTTGTAGTGTAATCAAGAACATTTATATAGATTTTGAGTAAATTCCACCATATGTTGGTAGAAAATGTTATGAAAAACATGACATTAGTTATCCCATTAAATCGATATAGTTAAGGGTGCAACGAAAAAAGTATTATTGTTACGGAAATTGTgaatttaaaagttaaaacaGAGAACAATATAGTAATTGCCCGTAAAGAAATATAAGTTCACCTTGCTCTTCAAATCAGTGTGAACAAAGGAAATAAGAATTAAACTATTCATCTTCTCAAATGAAACATGATATAGTAACCAGTGTTATCAAatgcgaaaagcgcaaaaaactCTAAGGTCTGTTGGAGCTtaagcgcaaataaagcgtgggcATTAgcacaaatagagaaaaaaacaCAAATATGTATGTGCAGTCCAAGATTAATAATTATACACATGAAtaaaaaatatatggacaaaaattgaaaaaaagaattaCGATAAGTGAAATATCAATTTTTTGGTGTAGCCTCTTCAGGGTTAcgctcattggcaaggaaaagtataTCTTAGAGCCTTGATGTCGACACTGAAGCACCCTCTAAGCGAGGCGAAGCACTCAACATATTTTGCGCttcgcttcagggcttaagctaGCTTTAAGCGTGCCTTTGCTGATAATAACCGAAAAGGATGAGTAACTAATTAAAGATACAAAATAGTTTATTTCATTGAGAGCCAATTAAATTGTAACAAGAAGCATCATAAATGAACAAGTCGAAAATACAAATTTGAATCTAGCGTAGAAAGCTAACATTCAAGATCTGAAATTTCTGATTTCTGCTCTTTGCATGGTATATAAAGTATGATTAAAGTTCTGGGATTGAAGTTCCAAATGAAACagatttttccttttcaggaactTTTCATGaagaaagaaaacacaatatTTAAGATGTAGTTTTACTCCCTCTATATATACTAAACTGAACCTCCACATTTAACAGGTATGAAAATGGCCCTGCAGAAGTGTATTGCTAATGTGAGAGCACGATCATTACGACAAGAAATATTTAAAGTTATGTTGTGTGTAAGAAACTTCTGGTTTTTCCAAAATGACAATTATTTTGCAAGTGAAAAGGTGAACATCAGTTTCTGATGGAGAGAATACATCCCAAAGGAAGAACAGTTCCAAGGCTTCTTTCATCCATCCATTTTGGCACAGCTTTCTTGCTTCGCGAACATTCATCTGCAATTGGTTTTTACCTGTCAGCAAAGGCAAAGACGTGATTTCATTTCACCAGACTACTATTCTGGTCTAAGAGAGGCGTCACATCATCTTTACTAATAATACCAGTATATAGATTTAAAAAGAATCGATTATTACATACCCAAGTTCTCTTGCGAATCTCTTTCTCAGGCCAAGAGTCTAGTTGTTCTGCTACAAACAAAGGAAACATATGCTCTTCATAGGCAATGCCACCGGCTTTAGGGCAAAGGGCTTCCAAACTTGCAAGTTACTTTCATTAGAATGTGACCTTTGTTTCCAATGTTACTAGAGTATGCGACAGCAGCAACTGGATTCATCGGTCACAGAGTCACGGTGTTCACTATTGTTATATCGGGTCCTCCTTATCCCAGTGGAATGTTCTGTTGGTTCATACATTTGTAACAAGGCCTCATCCTCAGGTTCTTCTTTATACAACAAACGAAGTCCATACTTATTCATTTCTCCAGTAAAAGATAGCCTAATAATCCCATAGTCATTTGGTGTTTTTCCATTTGCCTCAGATGTATCCCATAAGACAGTAAGAGGTACCAACAAAAAATGAATAGCAAATTCTGTATCCCTTTTTGAACTGTCGGATGATTCTGTATCACATTCTGAATGGTTGGATAAGGCAAGTTTCTGGGTGATGCACGTCATCCCGTCATCACATACGGGAATCAATTGAGCTGTGGTGTCAATTAAGCTGCCATTGTAACATACAGCAAATCCCAAGAATTTATCAGGTATATACCAATTTTCAGGCAAATTGACTGATACACTACTATCCCAACCCTGATGGTGGAACCAACTCGGGATCTTCTTCTTTGGATGCACAATGGTAAACACATTTTCGGACAAGGAATCTGAAGCAGAGATGTCATGCCTCAAGGAAGAGattttctgaaacagggcatgcgcaaacaaattatatatataatcattGTGTGCATCATCCTCATAATCAAATGACTCGAATATCACGCACTGTAGTTTCTTTCTCTTTGTTACAAAATCATTGATACTTTTCATAGCCGTATGACAATCTACATGCAATTCATTTAATTTTGGTGGAAGTTCTGGCAGCTGTGTAAGCCTCTTGCAATCTCTTAAGTGCAAGATTCGAAGAGCACCAAGTTGGGCTATGCTTCGAGGCAAATGCTCAAAATTATTTCCATTGAGATACAATTCTTTCAAAGACGATAAGGATCCAATGTCTTCCGGAAGTCCTCCATCTATTAGATTGCAGTCACTGAGATTCAGATGTACCAATGACTGTAATCCTTCAGCCACTACTGGAGGGAACTCAAAGTGCACTCCATCTCTCTCTCCAAACTTCAAGATTTTAAGTTTGTTCAAGCATACAATGGTAGACGGAGGTCGTGAAATTAGAGTACCAGCTGGCATCAAGCTCCTCCAAGTTTTCTAAATCCCCTATCTCTTCTGGCAAGCTTTCAAGTTTTGAGCAATGAGACACATTTAGATTAACCAAACTTTTCAACCTACCGATGCTGCTTGGAAGAGCTACAAGATTTTTCATATAGCTCAAATCTAGCTCGGTAATATGAGTTTGGTACTGAAAATAAGAGGATGGTAGTTCCCTTATGCCAATCTCCAACTCCGGCTTTATTCTTCCGAGGAATTCTGGAAATTTCTCTAACCGAGAGCACTCTCTTACACTCAGATATTTAAGAGATTCCATGTTAATACATGGAAATCTCTTAAGGTTTTCACAATACATCAAATTTAACCGAATGAGTTTGCTGCAACATCCCAGGGAATGGTGAACCTCTTCAAGATTACTACATTTTTTCAGATTCAAATATTCCAAATTTGGCATCCCCGTGAAATTTGGTGTTCGCATCAGGCTTTCGGAGAAGCTGAGATCTATCCTCCGTAGAGACCGGAAATGCTGTTTAGAACACAGACAtaatgagaaaaaaagaagaaccTATTTTGCTGCtccaataataaaatatttgattaGTGGGGCTATCTATGACCTCTGTTTTAACTATAGCATTTGAATTATGAGGGCCAACACATTATTTTTGTGGAAATTACTTGTTAAGAAACTgaataaaagtaaattataaataaaatttttgCTAATTGTAATTTAACATGATTGAAAAAAATTGTAGCAAAGAGAAAAATGTTTCTCTTTAAAAAAGTGTAATATAAGATGGAAAACCCAAATGTTAAATCCAGAAGTAATGTATGAAAGCGTATATGTCATTCGAGAAAATAGTTGTATCCAATAAATTCCTTTTGTTTTATTAATAAGATTCCTTCCGTCCCACTGTGTACACAATAAATTCCTTTTGTTTTATTCATATGAATCTAATCTTACTATGAGAAATAATTGAAGGAGATTTTAAATTGAGCTTCTTAGTTAATATGATGATGGGAAGATTTGGAGAAAAAAGACATGAAGATCTTACAATAATATTGAGAACAACcccaaataataaaaaattaatttttttgagATGGAAATACAATTATTTGAGCTTATGGAATTAATAACCTTTGTTCGTTTAAAGACATGCATCATAATTGTAGCAAAAATAGAAAATACCTCAAATAATACGTGATAAAAGCAATAATCTTTGTTCATTATCACTAAATTAAAGGACAAAGATAgttagagagaaaaataaatggcAAATTGGCAATCAAATGGAATTCAAACTATTAATAAATGGCAAATTGGCAATTAAATGGAATTCAAACTATTGTACCTTTGTTTCCATCCATAAATAACGCAGTGAACTGCTCCAGAGTTCAAGGTGAACAAGCATTTTGGGTTCAAAATTTTCTGGCAGTGACTTCCAAGGATAGTAAGACCAGACAAAACAACGCAAGCTATTGGGCAAATACTCAATGGCATCACGGGTCGACGACCTCTCTATGTTAAATATCCTCAgccttttcatatttttcatggcCTCATTGCTAAAGCGTACTGTACAAGAATAAGAAGAAACCCAGATTGCTTCCATTGCCATGGTCCCCTGGTAAGAAGATCATGAGTCTACAAAGTATAATTTCAAATGTTGCATAAAATCCTCTTGCTAATATGACTATTTTCTCACTCCTTGCAATGCCAAAGTGTAAGATACAATATTAATTAGATTCCTTTTAAGAAATGCTGATGTTActtgagaaaaatactttttgcaattaattatataattttattttctattattagATTTTTCTTTGAAGTTCATTAGAGTCAAGTCGATAAGCTTTCCATGTTGGAAAGTAATTGTAATTGAAACAGTACCAATAAATTGTAACTTTCCATTAAAAACAATAATGGTGTGAATCTCTGATTGAGTTATTATGTAATAAAATGTCATAAAATTTCAAGTTAATCCAAAGAATGATACTGGATCAAATAGATTAAGTGGCTACTAGACTAATCCATCGCTTAAGAATATAAGAAAAATGAATTAGGCAATGTAAATTAAAGAGTCTACTTAACGAATTAAGCAAttaatgtctttttttttttactaattaGGCAATTAATATTACTTTTGCTTCTCCTACTAACTAAAGGGAACAACTAAAATGCCGCACCTGCAAGAGTATGAAGCACGATGAACAAAAAATTGGAATTGACTGCCCTATATATGTGTCTTTGGAATATAAACATTAGAAATTAAATATTATTGCATTGTTTAGCCTACTTACTGTATTGTTGATCATCACTTCTTCGAAATCCTCGACGAGCCATAGTCTGCTGCGTTCTCCGGGATCTTTTTGAAAATTTACTATATATTTACCCATATCTTCTATAAAGTCATGCATTTGAATCTCACCTTTCTCAGAGATGGACACAAGAGATTTGTCAATTAAGACACGCAATCCGTATTCAATTCCAGAATGACAACTCTCAAGAATTTGCATGGCGTAACCTTTAGATCTCCCTCGAAAGAAGCATGCTATATCTAGAAACATCTTTTGTTGGATGGGCTCCAATCCATCGTAACTTATTTTGAGCTTTTCAACAATTTTCGAATTAGAATTAATTTTCATGTGCTCTATAgcacttttccattcagttaagCCTAGATTATGCAACAAAGAACCCCACACTTTGAGGGCTAAAGGAAGGCCTTTAGCATAATTTACGACCTCCAATGAGAGCTCCTTAAAACACTCATCTAGATCTTCTTTTCTGAAAGCATGTTGACTGAACAATTGCATAGCTTCCTGGTCAGCTAGTCTAGTCACTTCATAAATTACATCATTCTTCCCTATCAAATGCTTGTTTCTAGTTGTTACAACAATCCTACTACCCTTACCAAACCAACCAAGATCACCTGCTAAATACTCCAAATAATGATCTTTATCATCTATGTCATCAAGCACAATTAGGACCTTCTTAGAACATAGTCTACTAGCCATTTGGTGCTTTCCGTCCTCCTTATTATTGTACTCAGCTTTTTTCCTTAACAGTTTAGAGAGAAGGGTATTTTGCAGAGAATGTATTCTACCTTTGTTTTCTTTAATATCCTCAAGGAAACAAGCACCATCAAATTGATAGGAACTATCCCTTCTTACTAAGAGAGTATCAAACATCGCTCTTGCTATTGTCGTTTTACCGACTCCACCCATTCCCCAGATTCCCACAATCCGAACATCATTGATTCCTATCTCTAGTAAGGATTCTATTTCCTCTAAATGAGTATTTATTCCAACAATGTTTTGCAGATAAGATAAAGAAATCTTGCATAATTTGGATGAGATTTGGTCAACAATTTGCCGAATACAGTCTGCATCAGTCCTACAAAAGTAAGAAGACTGTGATATATACAAGGAGTGTGGACATAAATCAAACTCTTTGAAGAACTGGTTAAAATTTTATCTACGTAACAATGTTATTGAGTTTGTAATTAAATTGATAGAAACATATATAATCACCTATCATTACTTATTCCGAAAAATTGAAATATTTAGTTAAGATTATGTTTAACTGATCATTTGAATGCAAAGTATTCAGCTTATGTGTTTTTAACTCACTTGTCACGATTATCACATGAGCCTTTGAGATTGGCCGCTGCAGTTAAAGCAATCCTCCATCTTTTTATTCCCTCAACATCATCCTTATACTTTGTTTCATGTTCTTCAAAGGCTTTTGCAAAGCTCTCCTTTTGGTTCCGAATATGTGATGGATCCACATCATAGAATATCGGTATAACAGTTTGTCTAAATTGAGTCTTGCATTCCATGATCTCCACTAGTTCATTCAAACACCACCTCGATGTTGCATAATTCTTTGAGAAAATGACGATAGCAAATTGAGACTCTTCTATAGCTTTACAGAGTTCTTCTGGGATGGTTGCACCGTACTCTAGCCTTTTATCATCTTGAAAGGTTTTTATTCCCCTATCATTCAAGACTTCGTATAAGTGACTTGTAAATGTTTTCCGAGTATCTTCACCTCTAAAACTTAGGAAAACATCATAGCTccatcttgaagaagaagaagatgccaTGGACTCAGTGTTAAGTCTCTGAAAAGAGTAAGAAAACTGTATGCGATTGTGATTATAGTAAGAGAACAATAGataatattttcaaacaaagTTATATATAGGTTAGAAGAAATAAGAAATAATGCTATAGAAGAAATTATTGGTACTGAGTTTTCTTTGAACTTTAATAGAAGGATGTAGGACTTGAGCCCTCAGGGGTTGGCCTTACAATTGACTTGAACCTTGGGATTTGCTCCTTTTCAAGGTCTCAAATTTGAAACTCATtgggtgcaaacaatttctgagggccatcggactggataaaacctgaattaacggtggtgcacttgcgggaaactccttgccgagggcctgtgcacccccggAATTAGTCGGGGCTCGaagagactcggacacccggtgcaaatcaaaaaaaaGCAAGTAGGAAATTCCTTCAAAGACAAGTGGATGAAGCTACAAAGAAAGAGTCTATCTTTCCCAGTTGAATTGAATTATTGCTCCAACGCAAAAACACAAACGTCCCTCTCTTTCTAATATTTTATAGAAAGTAATTAAATAGTGCAGGAGTTTTTTATGAAGCTTCTTTTTAATGTTCTACTCCATAAGATTATTGGTATAGGACCTAGTCAACTAATAGTACATACTGTAATATTTAATGTGGTAGGAAATTATTGTGAAGCTTCTTCTTAATGATGATAGATTTTTGGTTTACGTTAgactctttcaaaaacaaaaattcaaattgACTCActgttatatatatattcttcATTTTAGAAAAAAATGAAGGAGTTTGGAGCCTGAAAGTTAAACTTTATAATTCTCGATCTCAAATCGAACATcatttttagaataaatttaatgcttttattttattttataaaatattagcATACGATAAATTATCAGTTACATAAATTGTTTTGATATTTCTCTCACATTCAAAGGTTATACAAATACTTCACCCATAAATTTGATATAACTTCCACCTTAgaattaacaacaacaataacaaatctaGTGTGATCCCACCAGTGAAGTCTGGGGAGGAtaatgtatacgcagaccttCCTCCCACCTTAAAGGTAGAAATTGTTTCAAATAGATCTTTGGCTCACGGAAGACAAAGAAAAAAGCAATAACACCAAgcgataacaacaacaatatattaAGTGGAATAGTGATAATTTTGTCGCCAAGCCAACGGTATATATCAAATATGTTTAATCAACCTGAATATTAAAATGCAATGAAGTTTTGTATTCTTATGTAGCTCTTTTAATTACGCATCAAGTTACTATTTAAATGATTGAGATGGAAATGCAACTGTTCTTTAGATAATGTGAatgtgaaaaaaatatttggttaCAAGGAAGAATGAGGTCTTTATCACTTGCAAttaagtaaaaataaataaataaactaaaactataaaaaaatttaaaaataaagtaaTGATAATTATACTCCAATATCCAACCAAACAATATGGTGTAGCGGTCGGCTGCTTTGATTAGTCTAATCAGAATGTTTAAAGCAAGTGTCTAAACACTACTCTTATTACATAAACGAAATACAAATTTAATAATGTGTTACAATAAAATCAAACATCGATAAGCACCCAAAAATATACTTAAGTAGATACGTGACATGTTCCAATATTATTGCCAATAGTAACTCTGCTTGTTtgtataattttatttaaatatagcattttacagtcaaatttaGGAGTGTTCAAAATCGAACTGAAACCGAAAATCGAATTGAAACCGaaacttaatggcttattggtatcgggttaacggtttaatggacggggaacggattgaaattttttcattaccggcttatcggtttggggacggattattcaattttcttaacggataatccgttaacccgttaagaatatatatctatattatattaaaagcatgaaccCTTTAGTTAAAAAGTTAAATTACTTTATTACCCCTCTTATCTTGAGATCCTATTTatggtaattttttttataaaagaaacaaaacataCAAGAGTCCAAAGCCAACAGTCACAACCATTCTCTACGAGACAACAATCACTAAACGTTACActctcttttctttgccttttcctTTCCATTTGTCCGTTTATCTTATTCTAAATAgatttcctttgtcatttctccACAAAATCCAAATGTCATCAAACTTTAAATTACAAATTCTCTTTAATCAAGCAATTTGTCTTCAGATTTATATTTGGAGCGTGTCATGAGATTTATATTTAGTCTTCTGAATCGGAGTTTATCATATAAAACCAACCAATGGCTACTACAATTTGAGTTTCTCTCGAATTTTGCTATGCATATTCCTCAATTTAGTTGCTTTATTTGTTGATTCAATTGTAAATTAGCAGTGTTCGATGcttaacaaaaattaaaagagtTAGGGTACATATATGGCACTTAATAATCTAACTACTTAAAAAAGAGGATCCTACAAATTAAAGAGTCCTAGATGAACAGTCACAATCATTCCGTTTTCTATATGGCAATAGTCCCTTATAAAGTATCCACAGTACATTCTCCACGACACAATTGACAAAagacacaaaaataacaaaaagtgtTCATGCAAATTAAGGAAGCACATTAAGGTGAGTCTGGTCTTATAATCTCATGAAACTATTTGGTTTCCTATGTCTCCATGTAAGTTTGATCAGTCCGTCCATTCATAAGAGAGAAAAAGACATTCGTCTTTATGGCACATTAACTGTTGCTTCTATTAAGAAGTCTAACAGTGATCCTTCTACTTTGTCTCATTGTCATAGTATACCATTTAAGTGGATTATGTTTAGTATTGCCAGTTCTTGTATGGTTTATTTTGCACTTGTCTATCTCTTCTAAATGGCAACCAAAGAAATGTAAAGGGAAGTCTTACAGAAAATTGAGAAATGTTCTGAACTTCATATTCAAAGTTTGATATTCATGAAAGATTATGAGTAATTAACCGTGAAATTCATGAGATATATGGATTTTGAATTCTTTTTATGTAGCATCAAAGGGTTCACTTGGCTATCTATTTCTCACTAGACATTGGATAAGATTCATCCACATATATGAAATGATAGTTATTAGTCGTcatttttttatgaaaaaaaaatgcaATTGGGCTATTTGTAAAATAAAAGTTTTTCGTCATggttttctcaaaaaaaaaaaatatacattttaatGTTATATTTGTTTTCTCTAATTGTTGAAGGAATCCACGAGAAATTGACACTCTTGTTCCTTGTCCGAGAAGTGAGTACAACTTTTGAAGGTAGAGAAAATATCAAAGCCGTGAGTCAAGAAGAAAGTCATGAAATCGAGTtctgtttttttta
The sequence above is drawn from the Nicotiana tabacum cultivar K326 chromosome 13, ASM71507v2, whole genome shotgun sequence genome and encodes:
- the LOC107800403 gene encoding LOW QUALITY PROTEIN: TMV resistance protein N-like (The sequence of the model RefSeq protein was modified relative to this genomic sequence to represent the inferred CDS: inserted 2 bases in 1 codon), which produces MASSSSSRWSYDVFLSFRGEDTRKTFTSHLYEVLNDRGIKTFQDDKRLEYGATIPEELCKAIEESQFAIVIFSKNYATSRWCLNELVEIMECKTQFRQTVIPIFYDVDPSHIRNQKESFAKAFEEHETKYKDDVEGIKRWRIALTAAANLKGSCDNRDKTDADCIRQIVDQISSKLCKISLSYLQNIVGINTHLEEIESLLEIGINDVRIVGIWGMGGVGKTTIARAMFDTLLVRRDSSYQFDGACFLEDIKENKGRIHSLQNTLLSKLLRKKAEYNNKEDGKHQMASRLCSKKVLIVLDDIDDKDHYLEYLAGDLGWFGKGSRIVVTTRNKHLIGKNDVIYEVTRLADQEAMQLFSQHAFRKEDLDECFKELSLEVVNYAKGLPLALKVWGSLLHNLGLTEWKSAIEHMKINSNSKIVEKLKISYDGLEPIQQKMFLDIACFFRGRSKGYAMQILESCHSGIEYGLRVLIDKSLVSISEKGEIQMHDFIEDMGKYIVNFQKDPGERSRLWLVEDFEEVMINNTGTMAMEAIWVSSYSCTVRFSNEAMKNMKRLRIFNIERSSTRDAIEYLPNSLRCFVWSYYPWKSLPENFEPKMLVHLELWSSSLRYLWMETKHFRSLRRIDLSFSESLMRTPNFTGMPNLEYLNLKKCSNLEEVHHSLGCCSKLIRLNLMYCENLKRFPCINMESLKYLSVRECSRLEKFPEFLGRIKPELEIGIRELPSSYFQYQTHITELDLSYMKNLVALPSSIGRLKSLVNLNVSHCSKLESLPEEIGDLENLEELDASWXTLISRPPSTIVCLNKLKILKFGERDGVHFEFPPVVAEGLQSLVHLNLSDCNLIDGGLPEDIGSLSSLKELYLNGNNFEHLPRSIAQLGALRILHLRDCKRLTQLPELPPKLNELHVDCHTAMKSINDFVTKRKKLQCVIFESFDYEDDAHNDYIYNLFAHALFQKISSLRHDISASDSLSENVFTIVHPKKKIPSWFHHQGWDSSVSVNLPENWYIPDKFLGFAVCYNGSLIDTTAQLIPVCDDGMTCITQKLALSNHSECDTESSDSSKRDTEFAIHFLLVPLTVLWDTSEANGKTPNDYGIIRLSFTGEMNKYGLRLLYKEEPEDEALLQMYEPTEHSTGIRRTRYNNSEHRDSVTDESSCCCRIL